One Roseofilum casamattae BLCC-M143 DNA segment encodes these proteins:
- a CDS encoding transposase family protein, giving the protein MAQGFAPSLQSDKADKSAETTTVKSVEEIQASLLSCVEQIEDPRTTRTQKHRLKDIIVIAILAIISGAEGWEDIENYGLSKSQWLSEFLDLPHGIPSDDTFRRVFERINPSE; this is encoded by the coding sequence ATGGCTCAAGGTTTTGCTCCTTCACTTCAATCGGACAAGGCAGATAAGAGTGCTGAAACTACAACTGTCAAGTCAGTGGAGGAAATTCAAGCTAGCTTATTAAGTTGTGTTGAGCAGATTGAAGATCCTCGAACCACTCGAACTCAAAAACATCGGTTAAAAGATATCATCGTAATTGCCATTTTAGCTATTATTTCTGGTGCTGAAGGTTGGGAAGATATTGAGAATTATGGTCTGAGCAAATCTCAGTGGTTGAGTGAGTTCTTAGACTTACCTCATGGCATTCCGTCTGATGATACTTTTCGACGAGTGTTTGAAAGAATTAATCCGTCAGAA
- a CDS encoding IS1634 family transposase yields the protein MSVEISNIDHLGLVAGIIDSIGMEGKINEILGEQRGEKISAGQVVKGMILNGLGLVSSPLYLFSKFFQGKAIEHLIGPGAKAEYFNDDRLGRVLDQLYQKGINEIFVSVALEAAKTYELEMETVHLDSSSFSVQGEYKNTEEELEPRAVNITYGYSRDHRPDLKQFMMELICTGDGDVPLWMKIGDGNESDQKQFAQSMKQGKLI from the coding sequence ATGTCAGTAGAAATAAGTAATATAGACCATTTAGGATTGGTAGCAGGCATCATTGATTCTATTGGAATGGAAGGAAAAATTAATGAAATCCTAGGTGAGCAAAGAGGGGAAAAAATCAGTGCCGGTCAAGTAGTTAAAGGGATGATCTTAAATGGACTAGGACTAGTGTCATCTCCTTTATATTTATTTAGCAAGTTCTTTCAAGGAAAAGCCATAGAGCATTTAATTGGACCCGGAGCCAAAGCCGAATATTTCAATGATGATAGATTGGGAAGAGTCTTAGACCAACTGTACCAAAAAGGAATCAACGAAATATTCGTATCCGTGGCTCTCGAAGCAGCGAAAACCTATGAATTAGAAATGGAAACCGTGCATCTAGATTCGAGTTCATTTTCGGTTCAGGGAGAGTATAAAAATACTGAAGAAGAATTAGAGCCGAGAGCCGTTAACATTACTTATGGTTATTCGAGAGACCATCGACCGGACTTAAAACAATTTATGATGGAATTAATCTGTACGGGAGATGGAGATGTACCATTATGGATGAAAATAGGAGATGGTAATGAATCCGACCAAAAACAGTTTGCTCAATCAATGAAACAGGGTAAGCTCATCTAA
- a CDS encoding tyrosine-type recombinase/integrase translates to MKKKIKTIQATNGKFDRVGSRISLENFRGRIRLRWQYQLQSFSVTINGGITQTSIDVAYAKANAIAADISLDRFDPSLAKYDPHRTRAREKPEPNSICDLWEAYKKREENRAAHSTKTIWKEIDRALTEISSDALTVDNLEKFVAEYLKVRSLGTCHRHAIAIQAAIRAKFPKISLKKLFPKMAKKPVEWFSPEEVREILSAFEMDTYASPSASDKHSFYYPYVAFLAYTGCRPEEALALAWDDIYWTPKCEISISKAYTKGHLSQYTKNHLNRRVPIPKKLQDILGSLPRKTEQVFYSPRANKILDHKGFSRRNWRPILLRLVAEGKIRKYLRPYCLRHSYVNNLHYVHGVPLSEIANLVGDRVETVLRYYTGIKIPEHIPDLY, encoded by the coding sequence ATGAAGAAGAAAATTAAAACCATTCAAGCAACGAACGGAAAGTTCGATCGCGTCGGCTCGCGAATCTCACTAGAAAACTTTCGCGGGCGCATCCGACTTCGGTGGCAATATCAGCTCCAGTCATTCTCGGTGACTATCAATGGAGGCATTACACAGACCTCAATCGATGTAGCCTACGCCAAAGCCAATGCGATCGCCGCCGACATTTCCCTAGATCGATTCGACCCCTCCTTAGCCAAATACGATCCGCATCGCACCCGCGCCAGAGAGAAGCCCGAGCCTAATTCAATCTGCGATCTTTGGGAAGCCTACAAGAAGCGCGAGGAGAATCGGGCTGCCCATTCAACGAAAACGATTTGGAAAGAAATTGACCGAGCGTTAACCGAGATTTCTTCCGATGCTCTCACTGTAGATAATTTAGAGAAATTTGTCGCTGAATATCTCAAAGTTCGATCGCTGGGAACTTGTCACAGACACGCGATCGCGATTCAGGCTGCAATTCGAGCTAAGTTTCCCAAAATTTCTCTCAAGAAGCTGTTTCCAAAAATGGCTAAAAAACCGGTAGAATGGTTTTCTCCGGAAGAGGTGAGAGAGATTTTATCAGCTTTCGAGATGGATACCTACGCATCTCCATCTGCATCCGACAAGCATAGTTTTTACTACCCATACGTCGCCTTCCTGGCTTATACTGGCTGCCGCCCCGAAGAGGCATTGGCACTCGCTTGGGACGATATTTATTGGACGCCAAAATGTGAGATCTCTATCTCGAAAGCATATACCAAAGGACACCTGAGTCAATACACTAAAAATCATCTAAACCGTCGAGTCCCAATCCCCAAGAAGTTACAGGATATTCTTGGGAGTTTGCCTCGAAAGACGGAGCAAGTTTTCTATAGTCCGAGAGCGAACAAAATCTTAGATCACAAAGGGTTTTCCCGCCGCAACTGGAGACCAATTCTTTTACGCTTAGTTGCGGAAGGGAAAATCCGAAAATACTTGCGCCCCTACTGTCTTAGGCACAGTTATGTGAATAATCTCCATTATGTGCATGGTGTTCCCTTGTCTGAAATTGCCAACTTGGTGGGCGATCGCGTAGAAACGGTTCTGCGCTATTACACGGGAATCAAGATTCCCGAGCATATTCCCGATCTTTATTAA